The window TACGCCAAAGGGAGTGGAAGTCTCAGCGATGAAGAGAGGGACAAGGAGCAGGCAGATTAGAAAAGAATGTTTGGTGTTAGAAGAGAATGTAAAGTGTGAGGATACTGTTATTGAGGAGATGAGAAGACCTTCAAGGGCTACAAGGAGCAAGAAGGAAGCGATTGGTGGAGATTATTTTCTGGAGTTGGAGATGGTTCTGAACCAAGCGAAGAAAAGCCgtgcgaagaagaagaaaacggaGCAGAAGCAGTCGGAGAGCGTTGTAGAAGAGATGGAAGCTAGAAATGAGGATgttgaagaagatgagagagtAGAGGAGGTGGAGATCGAGTTAAGGAAGAGCAAAGTAGTAGGAGAAGAGGACATGAACTGTAGTGTTGGAGAATTTGGAGAGGCAGAGAACTTACAAGATGCAATTGACAAGGAAAGAGACTGTAACAGAGATGAGGCTGTAACTGAGACATCAGAAGAGAAGGCTGAGGAGGGATCCAGGAATGAAAAGAAGGTAGAGAAGGTAGATTTAGAGAAGATGACACTAGGAGACTGGTTTGAATACATGAAAGTACACCTGAGGAAACACATAGTGGATGAGACAGAGATGATGATAGAGGATATGAGAAGTAAATCTTTGAGAGTTCGCCACCATATTGCAGAGCAGAAGCAAGCAAAAGAAGAAGGCAGTGTGAATTAATCTGTACATGGTTGAATATATGATATTCTGATCATCTGAGTAGTAAACTTGCTTCAGTTTCGACTCTTTTGGATCCATATTGTTTTGGTGTCCAGAGTTAAAAGACGTAGCTTGGGAAAAGAGAGGCGATAATTCAAATCATATTTACATGTGCAAGTTTTTTTACATATACTTTTAgtcaaataaataaacaaattgaagaagaagaaggcaaaACAGAACAAGAAGTTACAACAAACATATCGAACATTAGTCTTCATGTTCAGAAAGGGCTGACCTTACCAGCCAGTTTAAGCAAAATCTCAGGCACAAGCCGTCTTCTCGGTGGCGCAACCGCATCTTTACTCAAACCGTCACTGTCATTGGCGTGTATCATGGAGACTATATGATCAAACAGCTCGTCTTTACCTCCTCTCAAAGGATCCTTTGcaatgcaaaaacaaaaaaaagtggtAATCCCATTACTTTGTTGTTCTATACATGTTTGTTTTACAAGTACACTGAACTATGTAGTATTTTGCTCACCTGAAGAAATAGATCTGTGTGAGTTTTACCATTGTAGATAATTAAGTCTGTTTTAACTTCAACACCTTGAAGAGCCTCAGCAAAAGTTTTGCTAcaaaacgcaaaaaaaaaaaaaaaaacatttgtctACTTTAAGTAGGAAGTACTAGCAAATTGTCCAGATTCGTAGACGGGTGATCTAACCTTGCTTCACATGGGATGGAGTAATCTTCAGATCCATGAAAAAGTACAATATGAGTCAAGAGAGATGCAGCTTTCCTTACTCTCGGCTCTTTCAATCTGATGCCAGGAGAGTATTGTTCAAATGACTCTTCTCCTTCCATAATGCTTCAATTTTGATCAACAAATGAACAACCATAAGTAATGTCGTACTTATAATTTAATCATATGGTGCCTAAGCAGGATTACCTAAGGAAAATAGAACGATACAGGCCTCTGTTATGGAAGTGTTCGACCATATTGAAGAGATTGTACCTGTTCCAAGTTTTTCAAATGGTGAAACAAATTTAAGCTTCATGGTAGTTAAGTAACGTTTAAGTCAAGTAATAATTTACCCGCCAGATAAACCGAAGTAAGCTTTTATCTGAGAAGCACTCCATGAGATTCTTTCCCCTCTTGATTCTTTAATGGCTTGTTCAATGAGAGCACAAGATGAGATATGTGCACCAGCTGATTGCCCCATCAAATATATTCTACACAAACAAGCAGACATGGTTTAATCACCAGAGTCTGTGAAAGATAAAGAATCCAATATAACCCCAAGTACCTATTAGGATCGCCTCCAAAGGCAGAGATGTTATTGCAGACAAATGAGATTCCTTGAGAAACATCTCTTACCATATCACTAATTGTTCCCTGAGGGAAGTTTCTGGACACAGAGATGTTTGGatacattttatatttgttgatAAAGTTACATTAAAACGGGTagggattttttttaaataagctTTACCTGTAATCAAGACATGCAACAATGATATCCCTTTCTGCTAGCTGAAGTCCCAAGAGAGAGCCCCAAGCTTTGTACCTAAAGGATATGCAAAGTATGAAACTACCAATTTGGACATtatctttaaaagaaaaaagatgtaGCTTCAGGGAACCTACTGTTCTATTAAAGTTAACCAAGAAGAAAATTTATGCATTATTACGTACTAAAACGTATTTAAGTAGAGATGATTGAGAGTGGGATTACCCGATAATCCAAGCTCCACCAGTCACAAAAACTACAACAGGCTTGAGGCCGGCACTTGTTGGTGGCGGTATGTACAAATCCAGCCtgccaaaaagaaaaatctagaTCACATCAATCATTTGTGATACGAAAGTGAAGGGAGCAGGCCTAGATTATCCTTGGTTACACAAGCTCAGTTACCTATTCCTGGGTTGATCTCCATATACAATACTCCTCCTAACTTGGGGTGagaaaaaataatgatatgCAACTGCAgaagccaaaaaaaaacaaaacaaacttgtttaatttaaatttagtgTACAATAAACAAACAGCTTCTTAATAATCAATAAAAAGAAATCCTTCAACACTATTTATTAACAAAGAGGATAAGATCACCTTGAAGAAAACCAGGCATAAGGAGGATTGCATAACAAGCAAGAGCAAGTAATCTTGTGATCCACCGATAACCTACCCTGAATCAAAACTTGCAACCATTTAAAACACAAGCTTTCTTACATAACATGTCACAAAGATTACAATAGAActcattaataaaaattcaagGACTAATTGTAATCTcttctataattttttattttgtttccctGTTGAGCAAGTTACAATCACAACGATACCCTGCCGCACAAGGTACTCTGACGccaccttatatatatatatatatatatccatgaGAGGGGGGGAGGGAAAATTGAAATACGTACCCGAGATAACCAAGAAGGTCGAAGCTAAGACGAGTTATCAAATAAGTTTCCGCCGCTGCATGGCCTATGTCTCGACCGAACGACTGCTGCCTGCAAATTTGAGGCGCCGATGACTTCCTCAACACTCTACGGCGAACCTTTCCTTTGTCGGAATCCGCTGGGCCAATATTCTCCGTTGGAAACACTGGACGGCATCTTTCATGATGGTGAATCTCCGAAGATGATTGCATGTCCGCCGTGAAAAAATATTGGATCTCGTGTTTGGTTTCTCCTCTTCGTTTGTCTCTCCCCTTCTTGGCTTCCTTTTATTATTGACCAGgttctgttttttctttattatttcaaaCTTTTGAAAAAGCTATTTAAGCATGTGCGCTCCCTCGTCACCGAGGAGGAAAGATACAATACCTGTAAACGGCGTCGTATCTTCCTAATTGACTATTTTTAATTGGAATACTCTAATCACTTCCTAGTgaattgttttgtatttttttctggTGAGAGATATCATTGTTAATTAGCTATGGATTTGTTAATCTTATTAGCCATACTTTGGAGCTGATATTAAGCAACTTGTGATACAATAATTGCGATAAGAATAATGGTAGCTGCTAACGTAAACGTAATGGGTAATCATTTTGTGTGTTTGATGTCTCAACACTTGTAAGTTTGGCATAGTTGTGTATGGACGCCACATGGAACCGCGAGATCCACATCTTAGAACGTGATGGGTAAACTTAGCGGTGGCACGAGCACCAACCATGAGAAGAATCCAAATCAATGATGACATCTCTTTTGTTCCCTATTATTGGATTCTTTTTTCTCCTCTTCACAtacaatattttagattttcccTTTTACGAACAGAAGACTAATTTACAAACAACCAATCAATTATGAGCACATATACTATATTTTCCAATATCTTTGATTATCCTTAAAATGATATCTAAAAATTTGCTTACACTATAAACCCGATTTTTTATAGAGCCATATATGATTTGTAGGaaaattataaatcttaaaatgaTCACCTATGCAAAAGGGAATTAAGTCACATATATCTAAATTAACAACCAGAAGAGAGTAAAAAAATCATTAGCAACAATAATATTTCATAACCCAAAAAGAGAAGAATCTACTTTACGCAGAAAgttgaaatgaaaaataaagctgaaactttttcttcttttgttttaagGGGTTTCACCTCTGCATTTTTCGGTTGGTTTTTCACCTGAACCACCATCTCTGGACGGCAGTGACCGGAGTATTCAAGAAGGGAGCGTACCGTTGGATAATGGGATTCACCGTCCTCCCGATTCTGCTCCACGTGCTCTGGTGGTATCCTGCTGTTACTGGTGCTTGATACATCAGCTTCAATAGCtgccaacaaaaaaaacactcaTATACATTAGCTTCGATAGctgccaacaaaaaaaaacaaactcatGGAGATAATGATGAAAAGGGTAGCTATAAGCTTATGTTCATATGTCCGTTGATCAAGTTTTAACAATGAATTCTACTTGGAGATGTTGAGCCAATAGAGATATATGATGACTCCAACCAAAAGGAAAGCAAGAAAAACATTTGAATAGACGTACCTGCCAGTACATGAATGTCTGTATAATGTTGCGTTGCCATCTGCAGTAAATAAAATGATAGCCTTGGTCAGATGAGTGAAAACGAGTAAATGCAGTTCGAACCAGAGCAGCAAATATGAACTCAATTTATTCCAAAGGGTTCCAAGGAATTTACGAGAGCAGAGAGATAATCAGAAGGAAGCCGATAGCTATCTCAGCCTGCGATGAGAGGATGTTAAGAGTAGTTGTGTTTGACTCCACCCACACGCAAGGATCTTCCAAGTACTTTCTGATAATCATTACAAAAACAGGACACAGAGCAAGAGGTAAGCATCAGTAAGAATTCACAAATGAAACCGAGTTCTACAATCAAACCTGCTGATCAGTAGGAAGCAAGCTACCTGTATATGGTGGAGCGAGCGAAGTTACGCCTCAAGAATTTGGCTAATTGTTCAAGGGCTCGACACAAGATGGGAATCAGAGCAACTGCAACAAATCGATAAGAAGACTAATCATTAAAATGTCTATAGCTTGAAGAAAAGCAGCcttaaaaaaaactcaatcaACTCTTACACTTGAGACAGAGATGTGAAGTGACAAATGTGAGGCAGTATATGAAATAGATGAAATCCTTTGCTCCCATAATTGATTGGAAAT is drawn from Brassica rapa cultivar Chiifu-401-42 chromosome A05, CAAS_Brap_v3.01, whole genome shotgun sequence and contains these coding sequences:
- the LOC103870917 gene encoding probable isoprenylcysteine alpha-carbonyl methylesterase ICMEL2 isoform X1, which codes for MQSSSEIHHHERCRPVFPTENIGPADSDKGKVRRRVLRKSSAPQICRQQSFGRDIGHAAAETYLITRLSFDLLGYLGVGYRWITRLLALACYAILLMPGFLQVAYHYFFSPQVRRSIVYGDQPRNRLDLYIPPPTSAGLKPVVVFVTGGAWIIGYKAWGSLLGLQLAERDIIVACLDYRNFPQGTISDMVRDVSQGISFVCNNISAFGGDPNRIYLMGQSAGAHISSCALIEQAIKESRGERISWSASQIKAYFGLSGGYNLFNMVEHFHNRGLYRSIFLSIMEGEESFEQYSPGIRLKEPRVRKAASLLTHIVLFHGSEDYSIPCEASKTFAEALQGVEVKTDLIIYNGKTHTDLFLQDPLRGGKDELFDHIVSMIHANDSDGLSKDAVAPPRRRLVPEILLKLAGKVSPF
- the LOC103870917 gene encoding probable isoprenylcysteine alpha-carbonyl methylesterase ICMEL2 isoform X2, yielding MPGFLQVAYHYFFSPQVRRSIVYGDQPRNRLDLYIPPPTSAGLKPVVVFVTGGAWIIGYKAWGSLLGLQLAERDIIVACLDYRNFPQGTISDMVRDVSQGISFVCNNISAFGGDPNRIYLMGQSAGAHISSCALIEQAIKESRGERISWSASQIKAYFGLSGGYNLFNMVEHFHNRGLYRSIFLSIMEGEESFEQYSPGIRLKEPRVRKAASLLTHIVLFHGSEDYSIPCEASKTFAEALQGVEVKTDLIIYNGKTHTDLFLQDPLRGGKDELFDHIVSMIHANDSDGLSKDAVAPPRRRLVPEILLKLAGKVSPF
- the LOC103870916 gene encoding FHA domain-containing protein At4g14490, translated to MVPPLLKLAFVQGPRDGESLEYKPGSTIRIGRIVRGNEIAVKDAGVSTKHLRIVSDSENWIVHDLGSSNGTILNSEPLDSDTPVTLCHGDVIKLGECTSIVVNFATDVQVEEEEHKIPPRPRRNNRRLPDPDPDPVQEKPTRRVGRPRKNEKKVAVTKEEEEEGVAVEKKGNSRDKRGKKSTEDVENFGLNPIKLEIEDTPKGVEVSAMKRGTRSRQIRKECLVLEENVKCEDTVIEEMRRPSRATRSKKEAIGGDYFLELEMVLNQAKKSRAKKKKTEQKQSESVVEEMEARNEDVEEDERVEEVEIELRKSKVVGEEDMNCSVGEFGEAENLQDAIDKERDCNRDEAVTETSEEKAEEGSRNEKKVEKVDLEKMTLGDWFEYMKVHLRKHIVDETEMMIEDMRSKSLRVRHHIAEQKQAKEEGSVN